The sequence below is a genomic window from Pyramidobacter sp. YE332.
CCAACGTAGCCGCACATGGAGATGATGACCGCAGACAGCTGCTTGCTCACCCCCAGGCTGTCAAGCCCCCAGGCGACAATCGCGCCGATCGCCCCGGCGCTGATCAGCCCCACTGTAAAACGCCAGCCGTCGAACGGCT
It includes:
- a CDS encoding phage holin family protein, which gives rise to PFDGWRFTVGLISAGAIGAIVAWGLDSLGVSKQLSAVIISMCGYVGGPLLDICYTEIQETLQAAFDGLQKWLSEGKWDRRGHDE